The Globicephala melas chromosome 13, mGloMel1.2, whole genome shotgun sequence genome includes a region encoding these proteins:
- the LOC115845061 gene encoding endothelial differentiation-related factor 1-like isoform X2, whose protein sequence is MAESDWPKKGPMAAQAKAKSSSLAAQRGGEYVEASKKWAAGQNKQHWITKNTAKLDLGTEELHHDRVSLEDLATKINEKPQVVADRERGRAISNNQALGKIERAIGLKLRGKDIGKPIEKGPRAK, encoded by the exons ATGGCTGAGAGTGACTGGCCCAAAAAGGGCCCCATGGCCGCCCAGGCCAAGGCCAAGTCCTCCTCTCTAGCAGCTCAGAGAGGAGGAGAATATGTGGAGGCTTCCAAGAAATGGGCCGCCGGCCAGAACAAACAGCATTGGATCACCAAGAACACAGCCAAGCTGGACCTGGGGACTGAGGAGCTGCATCACGACCGGGTGAGCCTGGAG GACCTGGCGACGAAAATCAACGAAAAGCCACAGGTCGTCGCTGACCGTGAGAGGGGCCGGGCCATTTCTAACAACCAGGCTCTGGGCAAAATCGAGAGAGCCATCGGCCTTAAGCTCCGGGGGAAAGACATTGGGAAGCCGATCGAGAAGGGGCCCAGGGCGAAATGA
- the LOC115845061 gene encoding endothelial differentiation-related factor 1-like isoform X1: MAESDWPKKGPMAAQAKAKSSSLAAQRGGEYVEASKKWAAGQNKQHWITKNTAKLDLGTEELHHDRVSLEVGKGIPQGRQSKGLTQKDLATKINEKPQVVADRERGRAISNNQALGKIERAIGLKLRGKDIGKPIEKGPRAK; this comes from the coding sequence ATGGCTGAGAGTGACTGGCCCAAAAAGGGCCCCATGGCCGCCCAGGCCAAGGCCAAGTCCTCCTCTCTAGCAGCTCAGAGAGGAGGAGAATATGTGGAGGCTTCCAAGAAATGGGCCGCCGGCCAGAACAAACAGCATTGGATCACCAAGAACACAGCCAAGCTGGACCTGGGGACTGAGGAGCTGCATCACGACCGGGTGAGCCTGGAGGTGGGCAAGGGGATCCCGCAGGGCCGGCAGAGCAAAGGGCTGACGCAGAAGGACCTGGCGACGAAAATCAACGAAAAGCCACAGGTCGTCGCTGACCGTGAGAGGGGCCGGGCCATTTCTAACAACCAGGCTCTGGGCAAAATCGAGAGAGCCATCGGCCTTAAGCTCCGGGGGAAAGACATTGGGAAGCCGATCGAGAAGGGGCCCAGGGCGAAATGA
- the CETN1 gene encoding centrin-1: MASSFKKSNVASTSQKRKVEPKPELTEDQKQEIREAFALFDADGSGTIDVKELKVALRALGFEPRKDEMKRIIAEVDKESTGKVSFNDFLAVMTQKMAEKDTKEEILKAFRLFDDDETGKISFKNLKRVATELGENLTDEELQEMIDEADRDGDGEVNEEEFLRIMKKTSLY; this comes from the coding sequence ATGGCTTCCAGCTTCAAGAAGTCAAACGTGGCCTCCACCAGCCAGAAAAGAAAGGTGGAGCCTAAGCCCGAGCTCACTGAAGATCAGAAGCAAGAAATTCGCGAAGCGTTTGCCCTCTTCGATGCCGACGGCAGCGGCACCATCGACGTGAAGGAGCTGAAGGTGGCCTTGAGGGCgctgggctttgaacccaggAAGGATGAGATGAAGAGGATAATCGCCGAGGTGGACAAGGAAAGCACAGGGAAAGTCAGCTTCAATGACTTCTTGGCTGTGATGACTCAGAAGATGGCCGAGAAAGACACCAAGGAAGAAATCCTGAAGGCTTTCAGGCTCTTTGATGATGATGAAACCGGGAAGATCTCTTTCAAAAACCTAAAGCGCGTGGCCACCGAGTTGGGGGAAAACCTCACTGATGAGGAGCTGCAGGAAATGATTGACGAAGCAGATCGGGATGGAGACGGTGAAGTGAACGAGGAAGAGTTTCTTCGGATCATGAAAAAGACCAGCCTCTACTGA